A single region of the Pelobates fuscus isolate aPelFus1 chromosome 4, aPelFus1.pri, whole genome shotgun sequence genome encodes:
- the LRRC61 gene encoding leucine-rich repeat-containing protein 61 gives MENRSSKEHDAENARITHQMLKSRTGEFDLESILFLKLRGVGLYELGCIGECLNLERLDLSNNHITHLGPLSSLKLMVALNVACNRISSVEPLASCENLQSLNVSGNLLCSVDNLQCLRGLHRLESIRLRDPVHNLSNPLCNNGAYRHSVLDTIPSVQVVDGERVTGCGSDLYHLCKDIDNSLKRFVSNGAIDVLKSVKPWVEEGYWELKPAHSTIIEETYKQFNDVLQECKELSKRADDTIAQAERAFNIRHEPNSYVF, from the coding sequence ATGGAGAACAGGAGCAGCAAAGAACACGATGCAGAAAATGCCCGTATTACACACCAAATGCTTAAATCAAGAACAGGAGAGTTTGATTTGGAGTCTATCCTCTTCCTGAAGCTCAGGGGCGTAGGACTTTATGAACTGGGGTGTATTGGAGAATGCTTAAACCTTGAACGTCTAGACCTGTCCAACAATCACATCACTCATTTAGGTCCGTTGTCTTCTCTTAAGCTGATGGTGGCCCTAAACGTGGCCTGTAATAGGATATCGTCTGTGGAACCCTTGGCATCCTGTGAAAACCTGCAATCTCTAAACGTGTCTGGAAACCTGTTATGCAGCGTTGATAACCTTCAATGCTTGAGGGGCCTACATAGGCTGGAAAGCATCCGGCTGAGGGATCCTGTACACAATCTGAGCAACCCTCTATGTAACAATGGGGCCTACAGGCACTCTGTGCTAGACACCATCCCCAGTGTTCAAGTAGTCGATGGGGAGAGGGTCACTGGTTGTGGGAGTGACCTCTACCATCTTTGCAAGGACATTGATAATTCACTGAAGAGGTTTGTCAGTAATGGGGCAATAGACGTGCTAAAGTCAGTCAAACCTTGGGTAGAAGAAGGTTACTGGGAGCTAAAACCAGCCCATAGTACCATCATTGAGGAGACGTATAAGCAGTTTAATGATGTTCTTCAGGAGTGTAAAGAGCTGAGTAAGAGGGCAGACGACACAATCGCTCAAGCTGAAAGGGCTTTCAACATAAGACATGAGCCCAACAGCTACGTATTCTAA